The nucleotide window CCGATCACTTCGCCTTTTGCGCGGCGGCGACCAGTTCGGAGCAGTGGCCCTCAAGGTCGCGGTTGCCGGTGCGGCGGGCCGCTTCCAGCCCGCCCTCGGCGAACTGGAGCGCCTTCTCGCCGTTCTTCAACCGCAGCATGTCCTCGGCGGCGCTGGCGTAGAACTTGCCCTCGTCCGGGTGCGCGGCCAGCAGGGCGCTGTACTCCGCCGCCGCTTTTTCCGCATCCTTGGCCTTCACGAACAGTGCGATCTTCCGGAGCTGATAGTCCGTCCCCCGCTGGCCGCCGTTGTGCTCGGCGTCGTACTTCGTGCCCTCGTCGATCAGCTCGCCGGCGCGGGCCGTGTCGCCGTTGGCGGCGGCCCCGGTGATGGCGGTCGCGTACAGCCGGTACCGGTCCGGGTTGGCCGCGTCGAACGGCTTCAGCAGCCCGGCCTGTGCGAACGCGACGGCCAGTTCGTGCGCCTTCAACTTGACGGCCGCCAGCATCGCCTGTTCGAGCTCACCGACCGACAGGGTCGCCACGTCGAGCGCCGCCAGTTCGGGCGTGTTCATGGCGCCGATGTCGCGCTTCTTGGGCGCGGGCGCCGGGGCCGCGGCTTGCGGGGCCGGGGCGGGCTCGTCCTTCTTGTCCTCGGGCACGTGGACCTTCGGCGGGTCGGCGGTCACGTACTCCAGGTTCAGTTTGTGGCGCAGGTTCGCGAAGTTGTACATCTCGATGGGCACGACCTCCTGCCCCACCTGCTTGCTGGGCGCCGCCAGCTTCAGGCTGTCTTCGAGGAACTTCACCACCCCGAACACGTGCTTGCGCAGGACCTTGCTGCCCACCGCCTCGATGGGGGCGTTGCCGCTCAGCGCCTTCAGCGGGCGGTGGAGCCAGACGCCTTCGAAGTAGTTGGCCGCGTGGTCGCGGAGCTTGGCCTCGGCCGCGTTCAGGTCGCCGCTGGCGGTCGGCTGGGCCATCGCCTCCAGCACCACGTCGCGGAAGTTGAGCGGGTTCTGGCCGGCGACCGGCTGCTCGACCGCGAGCTGCAGCGCGGCGTAGATCTCGTCGGCCGCCTTCGCCACGGACTCGCGGTTCGGGTGGCTCAGGAAGATCGACCCGTTGCTCACCACCAGCCGCGCGGCGATCTTGGCCATCGTCACCGCCCCGACCGCCAGTAGCGAGGGCAGCTCCTCGACCAGCAGGCCGAACAGCATCCCGCTCTCCTGGTCGGCGCGCATGTTGCGCAGCTTGCGCGCCTGGTCGTAGGCGCGGAGCAGGTTCATCACCGCCTGCGCGTCGCGGATCCGCAGGACGAACGTGTGCGAGATGTGGTCGGTGTCGTTCTCCATCCCCGCGCCGCAGCGGAGCACCTCCGCCAGCGCGCCGGCCTCTTCGGCGCGGTGGTCGTCGGTCTCGAACTCCAGCGACTTGACCAGCGCCGCGACGGCCCGCGGCTGCTCGCCCAGCCACGCCAGCACCAGCCCCAGGTTGAACCACGCGGCCGGGTCGTCCGGGGTGAGCTTGGTGAGGTCCTCGAACGCCTTGCGCGCGTCGGACAGCTTCCCGGTCGCGGCGGCCTCGGGCACCGGCTTCGCGGTGGG belongs to Gemmata obscuriglobus and includes:
- a CDS encoding tetratricopeptide repeat protein; the protein is MPPQPYDPCPCGSGKKFKWCCASYFDTVEKAFEQERQGQHEAALQTMQGLTKARPDNPSVWGYYAQFLYNAQQPDKAEEAVDEALRLNPDSGMAHFLRGQFRENEGELLGALLLFRKAAEAYDPESHDQLAQVYFKIYQYEATVLNRPVAARAALERVIHFQPTDAELRQQFEVEFGPEGPYPAAASKKYKFRPTAKPVPEAAATGKLSDARKAFEDLTKLTPDDPAAWFNLGLVLAWLGEQPRAVAALVKSLEFETDDHRAEEAGALAEVLRCGAGMENDTDHISHTFVLRIRDAQAVMNLLRAYDQARKLRNMRADQESGMLFGLLVEELPSLLAVGAVTMAKIAARLVVSNGSIFLSHPNRESVAKAADEIYAALQLAVEQPVAGQNPLNFRDVVLEAMAQPTASGDLNAAEAKLRDHAANYFEGVWLHRPLKALSGNAPIEAVGSKVLRKHVFGVVKFLEDSLKLAAPSKQVGQEVVPIEMYNFANLRHKLNLEYVTADPPKVHVPEDKKDEPAPAPQAAAPAPAPKKRDIGAMNTPELAALDVATLSVGELEQAMLAAVKLKAHELAVAFAQAGLLKPFDAANPDRYRLYATAITGAAANGDTARAGELIDEGTKYDAEHNGGQRGTDYQLRKIALFVKAKDAEKAAAEYSALLAAHPDEGKFYASAAEDMLRLKNGEKALQFAEGGLEAARRTGNRDLEGHCSELVAAAQKAK